In Haemorhous mexicanus isolate bHaeMex1 chromosome 6, bHaeMex1.pri, whole genome shotgun sequence, a single window of DNA contains:
- the FIBIN gene encoding fin bud initiation factor homolog — translation MPLPLRLAWLLGLCSLCRGYFEGPLYPEMSNGSLHHYFVPDGDYEENDDPERCQLLFRVSEQRRCGAAAAGGGLSLREELTVLGRQVEDAGRVLEGIGRSISYDLDGEESYGAYLRRESAQISDAYSSSDRSLSELEGKFRQGQEQGGREESRLGDSFLGLLLHARALLRETRHVSSGLRDKYDLLALTVRSHGARLSRLKNDYLRA, via the coding sequence ATGCCGCTCCCTCTGCGCCTGGCgtggctgctggggctctgcagcctctgccgCGGGTACTTCGAGGGGCCGCTGTACCCCGAGATGTCCAACGGGAGCCTGCACCACTACTTCGTCCCCGATGGGGACTACGAGGAGAACGACGACCCCGAGCGGTGTCAGCTGCTCTTCCGGGTGAGCGAGCAGCGGCGAtgcggcgcggcggcggcgggcggcgggctCAGCCTGCGCGAGGAGCTGACGGTGCTGGGCCGGCAGGTGGAGGACGCGGGCCGGGTGCTGGAGGGCATCGGCAGGAGCATCTCCTACGACCTGGACGGGGAGGAGAGCTACGGCGCCTACCTGCGCCGCGAGTCCGCCCAGATCAGCGACGCCTACTCCAGCTCGGACCGCTCGCTCAGCGAGCTGGAGGGCAAATTCCgacagggccaggagcagggcgGCCGGGAGGAGTCCCGCCTGGGCGACAgcttcctggggctgctgctgcacgcCCGCGCCTTGCTCCGCGAGACCCGCCACGTCTCCAGCGGGCTGCGCGACAAGTACGACCTGCTGGCGCTGACGGTGCGCAGCCACGGCGCCCGCCTCAGCCGCCTCAAGAACGACTATCTCCGCGCCTGA